CCATCATAAACTGAACGTGATATTTCCGAATTGCCCACTCACTCTATTTGATTTTCGCACTCGTATTTTTACAGATTTTGGTAAAGATATTCACCTATCTCAAGGCGTCGGATCGCTGCGTCGCCGGGCAAACGTGTCAGCGATGGCTAGAagcaacgcaacacaatcaCTTCCGGGAGGACCTATGGCTTGCCCTGCATCGTACTACGTTCGATACGAACGTGGCCCCGATTGCCGATCTGTTGGCTAGTAGTCGCACCTTCCCGAACCTCAGCTTCAGCGAAGTGGACTTCGAACGGATAGGCAGTTTCTTCGAACGGTTCGGCGCGACGATCCGGCGGATCGAGTTCCGTGCTTGCGAGATACAGGAGCGAACGTTGTACAACATCCTGCGTCACCTGTCCGGCTTGCGCTCGCTCACGATACACTCGTGCCGCGATCTGTTCATGTGCATACGTCTCTTTGAAGATCCGGCTGAACGGACCGAGCTTATGGGTACACTGTCTAACGTGCGCGAGCTCCGGCTTACGCAAAACCAATACCTGTCCGATGCGACACTACATCGGTTCTGCGAAGTAATGCCATCGTTGGTAGTGCTCGATCTATCTGGTTGCCACATCTCCTTTCACAAGGGTCTCTATCGGAAGTTTTACCCCGCCAGCAACGGACAGCAACCGTCGGAGAGCGTGCTGACGTTTCACTACATTTCCCGGTTGATcgaggaacggaaacggatgcTCCGGGTACTCAATTTCAGCGAAACACTCATCGATGACAGTGCGTTGGAGCTGCTGACTGGATTGCAACCGGAACTGCAGCTCGAGCGGCTCGAGTTGAACCAGTGCGAACAGCTGTCGCCCCGTGGACTCGAGGCGCTGCTGCATACACAGACAGGAACTCTGACGCAGCTGCATCTCACCAGGGCATACCGATTGACCGATACCTGCCTCAGACAAATTTGCCATGAGCTGCCGGCGCTCCGTGTGCTACGAATGCGCGAATGCCGTGCGCTCAGTGACCAAGGTGTGCGTGAGTTGTCGCACTTGCCAGCGCTCGAAGTGCTAGATGTATCATACTGCAGGGACATCACGGGTGAGGGGTTACTTGCTGGGCTGGTAGCTCAATCTCAAGGACCCAACTGCTGCCTACGCGAGCTACATATCCGCGCCCTAAACCATCTCAGCGTGCAAGCGATCATCGAGCTTACGAAATGGTTACCCGAGCTGCGTCTCTTCGATCTGGGATTTCATCATCAAAGCATGTTCGAAATCGCCATGCAGCACATCTTCCGCAATCTCGTGCGCCTCACCCATCTGGACCTAGAGCATTGTGACTATGTGTCGGACAATGGGATGACAGGAATTGGCATGGGACCGTTAGTGGCATGTGATGGGAAAACGGATGCATACGTACCTCCCGGTGATACCGGTGTGCGGCAAGAGGAAATCCAAGATACTCCAAATGTTCCGGCCGTAGAGCAGCCCGCACCAATGCGCATATCGATCCGGAGCCGTGCCGAGCAGCAGATAGTCGAGGAAGCGGAGCGAAAGCAACGCCTCATGGCCTTCATTAACACTCGGCCaaccacggcggcggcgacgaaaGCTACCATGCAAACTGACGATCAGACCACCAATGGTTATTCGATCAGTCGGTTGAGGCAGCTGCGTATTCTTAATCTGACGAGATGTAACCAATTGACGGACGTTTCGCTGCTATGCGATTTCCGCCTGCCCGAACTGCAGCAACTTTCACTCGCACAGTGTCAGCAGATATCGGTTGACGGGATTCGGGCGCTAGTGCGCAGCTGCCCATCTATCGAGCAGCTCGATCTGAGCGAGTGCCACAGTCTGAACGATCGTGCAGTGGAATTGATTGCTGAACATTTGCGTCGCCTGCGAACGCTCAGTCTACGCCGGTGCCATCAGCTGACGGACTTCAGTCTCGACTACATCGCGTGCCACGCGCGCCAGTTGCGTATGTTGGATGTACGGGGTTGTAAGCACATGTGCGAAGATCCGGCCATGCGGCTAGTCAGTCTGCCCCTGCTGACTACCATACTGCCGGGGTTGCATGACGAGGGTAACAGTGTCTCGTCGACCGGTTTCGGAATTTCGTTGATGGCCTCTTCATCGACGTCCTCTGCGGCTCCACGGCGTCCCATTCCGAGACCTCCGGCGATGCCACTGTTTATTTAACAGCCGACGAACGATGCTGCTCGTCTTTTTGTTGCTCTTTGATACCGGATGTCTTCTGCTCATGGTAACGCTTTTGAGTCGGTGAATCTACACAAAAACATCCACGAACAGCCGGCAGGAATCTTTGTAGTAAGAACAAAGCAAGCTGAAATACGCCGCCCCGAATTAATTAACTGAAAGTATTAATACTACGGACTGGACACGCCGAACATATTCATCTAATGACGCAAGAGGAATAACCTGGTATGTTTTGCAAGCATCCGACTTCTGGCGCCTCCCCAAGGCAGGGCCTAACAACGTTACTCAGCATTAATTTACTTCAGAGAAAAAAGGTGTCTAGCGTTGATAAGCTTTATTGGAGGGAAAAAGATAAGCCTCAGACGACATCGCTGAGGTTGATAACGCTACCATTCATGAAGTGAGAAGTGAACGGGCATCGATGGTCATTTAATCAAGATAAGTATTGTTGTTAAATGAGGAGTGCAATGTAAATATTTAACTATTGAATATGTACAGCtgttaataaattaataaatctTGTTATGCTGTGCTCTTTAAATGATAAACTCTAAAATGAAGCAACAATGAAGAGAACGGTTCATTATTTATCAATGTTACACTCGCTTTTATCATTAGAACTTTAAATTGATAGTAAAGCGTCTGTCGATGCTAATCCCGGATATATATTCCCCTTCTCGAACAGCAGATTACTTATGGTAGACAATCGTACACCCAGCGATTGATTGGGTCAAGACAAATCCTAAGTGAATCTAAAGAGAGTGAAATTCTCTTGTGTGATATTATCACTTGACGTTGCCGAATTCTCGAAAGGAACAGAATTTTATCGTTAGGCTTTCGTTTTATTTCTAATTATCTATAGCCCGTGCAGCGGCCAGAGGGCTCGCGTTTTGGTTTGTTCCTTTGtaaataattgattttcttttcctcacATTATCATATACTATCTCTTCACCATCTCTTCGGCCTGTCAGgcttttagttttttatattttagcatttttgcttttctctaaGTGACCTTTGAAGTGTTGCCACCCAGCAACTGGGTAAGCGCTGATTGAATAACCAAAAAATATATGAAAATACCGAAAAATGTCGAATACTAAGAGTTTAAGAAAACTAAGAAAACGTTTTTTTCGCGGTTGCGGCTACGCATGAGAATCAAAcagcacacaaaacaaatcagTACAAAAGCGCGACCCTCtattgaaggaaaagaaagtgGAGAATACATGATCGTGTTGCACGATACACTGTGTTCGCGATAGGGGTTGGCGTTATATGTTATCTTTTTCACAATAAATAAGTTTTAATAAAGAAAATGGCACTAGTTAAAACGAATATCAAATTTGCACATaaagaaatataaaaagaCCAGTCTCTCGAAGCTTGAAAACAGTAaactaaaacaacaaaacaacggaaTAAGTTAAGAACTAAGACATGCACTCGCACTCTCgcacactcaaaaaacacacatacacacacacacgcgatagATACACTTTTATACACACAAACTTTGGGAAGTTCGCTGGATTTCACTGGCCAaagcacgaacgaacgaacgaaaattaCTCAGTTAACCCGCATACCGTAGACACCATTCTAACCGTACTCCGACTGTATGGTGAGTGAGAACTCGCCCTTGGAGTGGATGAACGTACCGTGATACCAGAGGCGCGTATCAACCAGCAGTGCATCGCCCGGTTCTACGTAGAAGCTGAAACTACGGCAAACCGCGTCACATTCCGGTGTTGGCGCAAGAATCCAGCTCTTGTTGCCACGCAACTGAGCCTGCCACATGAGCCGCGGTATGTAATCGATCTGGAACGagacagaggaagagagacgCAAGTTAAGCTAAATCAATCCGGTTCACCACGCAAGATAGTGCGCTTACATGCATCACAGCACCCTGTTCGTAACCAAGAAACACAAAATCTGTGTTGGGCATTTCGGCATCATCCGGCAGAAAGTGGGGCTTCGGGTAGAGCTTCCGCAGTTCGGTGAGCACACTCGGATTGCAGTTGCTCCACCCAACGTACCACGGTTGCTGGCCGGCCCGAAACTCGGCCCGCTCGTCCGACATCCGGAACACGTCCCGGAGCGTCTGGAAGTTGGATTTGAAGTGTAGAAACTGGCAGTCCTCATGCAGGCTATCGAGTGCGGCCGGGTGCCTCAGGTAGAGATCCTTCAGGAAGGTGTAGTTCAACAGCCGGACGGCTGGCCAGTGCGAGACCGCTCGCTTGATGATGATAGGTCGAGAGGAGTAGGCGTACGGTTGGAACTCGTCGCGTGTCAGATTCTGCAGAatgatcggtcgatcgatcccaCGGCAGAAGTCACAGTTCGAGACGGGGCGCGTCGCCTCCCAGATCAGGTAGTTGTTTGGCACGATACAGCGCATACCGAGCGCCAGCTCCAGGAATCCGGCCAGAAACGGCGTCACGATGAAGAGTGCCACCACGAATAGCGCACTGTAAATGATCGCCAGCGTACCGTCGTTCGGAGGGAAGAAGCGGGGCGGCCGGTAACCGATGGACTGTTTAAAGGCTTCCTCCATGTCCCGCTCGGTGATGCCCCGGTTCGTCCGAAGCACCTCATTGCTCAGCAGGTGCAGCTTCTGCAGCAGGATCTGGTCGCACAGCTTCACACGGTCCATGATCCAGGTGCGCCCTTCGTCGGCTGAGCTGGGAGATCCGGGAACCACACTGGAACTACGGCCGGGAGAAGAAGTTTACTgtttggaaaacggaaaaacaatcTAGGAACGCGGAATCATGTTTGCGTTTCGTGGCGCTTCAAGCGATTCGTTTCCAGACCAAGGGCTTTTACCTTAACGTAACATACGAACtgcagctgttgttggttcGATAAACCTACTTCCGGCCAGGCGGGCCATCCCCAGATTTGTTTTGCACTCCTAGAACGTCCGGAACTTCCAACTCAGGCTGCAGTTTTTCACGGTTTTCTACTTTCCCGGCCCGCTCGGTGGGAGTTGGGGAACCACTCGAATTTGTTCTTCGAACACGAAATCACGACCGATTTGATCACGAAATTTCTCGAAATGttcaaaaaagttaaaaactcCCACTTTTAGTGATTCctaaccaaaacaacggcacagggttgtagccGATTAAGGCACAGTGGGATTTCTAGCTCATTTCGGACAAAAATCCATCGTACAGATTCATTTTTCGGATGCTGTGCCGTTTGGTTCCGAAAGAGATGCGCAAGCGTTTCCACATAATTTTCTTTATtccatttatttaatttcatttccatctctGCAGCAAGGATAATGCGGTGCCCCCGGTCTAATCCAATCGAATGTAATTGTATGAGTTTTGTATGTAGGTAGAGTTTGCAGCATTTCGTACGCGATGCTCTCGGTTCGACTGATCAGTAATAGCTATCTTCAAACGAtgccatttcatttccatgccCGACAATCGCATATTCTATACGTTCGGCTCGGTGCTATCTTTTAGCTATTTATTAACGCTACCTCTGCGATCTATACCTACAGCGTCGCGCAGAACGCCTTTCCGCTGTGTAAAAACACGTACATACAGTCCATTCAGTAAGCTTCAGTTTAATAGTAGAAGGAATTTTACCGCTACAAATACAGATAGTGTTTCAcatattgtttgctttttttatgTACCCATATCATGGGACatgggatttgtttttctccgcTTTCGACTATTCGACGGGAACACTTAATATGCTattccttttctcttcctttctctgcttgttttcccggtttttttttcattttctcctcattatcttttctctctcctgccttaggaggtttttttttcttttcttctgttttctttaAAGAATTTTCTAATTTAATCACGATGAGTGACTGCAATTCATAGTTTTCTTTGCATGCTCGTTTATCATTATCCACAACTTCAAACCGTACCGACCGGATAGGTGTGCTCGCAGCTATCAGCAATGTATTCCATCCCCGCGCACATCACTGGACGATGATACTACATTTCCTCGAATTCATACTAAACGCACACCATAGCGCTACGGTTCCGAGAGAATTAAGATAATGCACTGCCCTGGACAACTTTCGTTTTAACTTTCTCCATGCTGCTCCACTGTACCACCGTACACTATCATCTCCGACTGTAATAATCAACGAGCGTTCCGATAAAAAtgagattttgtttttccatctcCTGGTGTCTGCCTTCATCGTGTCGTCGAATTAGAGCTCAATCCGGGAGCTTCTTAGGATAGATTCCCTTGCACAAACTTGACTACTAAGCCGATACAACGTTGTAAGCCGATACAACGTTTTCCTTTCGATCAGCAGTACCGAGGATAGTGGAGCTAGAAATGAGCATATACATTCACGAACCTCGCACAATAGGGAAACCAATAGCTGTATCAATAGAgaagataaatttaaaaaagacATTTTGTCGATTTCTTCTCGGCAAATTTTAACCAGCGGCAGCCACCTGCCGGCGCACCTTGTGGCGTAACAACGACCTGGATGTCGGTCGTACCCATCATTTCCATTACGAACGACGACGTTGAATGACAATCGAACGAAAAGAGGATTCAATTATTTACAGCAGTTCTACGGCCCGCATTCACTCTGCTATCCGCGACTGTATGTCCGTACTACCATCGTCGATTGCCGCGGACGTTGCTCGTCCTCTGGTCGATGATGGGCGCCACCGGCATAGAAGTAAtgatgctgcggctgttgttggtgctgcaactgctgttgctgccggtacTGCCGATGGTGCTGATAGCGACGGGCACGATGAGGGAGTAGAACGTCGGCCGGCTGCACGATCGCTTGTGATGATTCTCTGTAGCTGTGGTGGAGTGAGGTAGCACTCCTTACATGGtggttggtagtggtggccggACACAAGGTGGATACCACCATCGAAGAGGTGGAAGACGTAACGGGGTTTGTCGGTAGTAATAGGTCAGTCgtgcttctaccatgtccaccaccacctgctgtGGAAGGACGACAACATACAACAACTGAATGCGAAACACAGATCAATGTCCgtcctcttttcttttgcccGCTTCAGGAGGAAGTGTTTGAAGAGAGGATGGATGCGTTTTTGGGCTctcatttctcttttcttttaagCATTAAAgaggcaaaacaaaataattctTACAAAAACCGATCGCATAACAGAGCTAGAATGCTTTAACACTAATACATTATGTTTCGGGTCCTCGTTATTACCGTCAAACATCTAAAGAATAATATTTACACAGGGATTGACCGCAACAACGGTGGACCCTAAGACACACAGATGTTTCTCCTTTCGGCTGGCGTCTTCCATTAGATTCTAATTAACAGTCTTTTCTTCTGTACAGTAAGGAGTATTTTTAGAGCTCTTCTTGATCTCTCGCGAGTTCGTATCCGCTTCACTTTGCTATACTTCACATTCACTAGTTTCGCTAGAGCTGTTTCTGCGCTACTATCCTCTTTTCAAGCTCTATGCTGCGCTGTGCAATCTATCCGTTCATatgagtgatgatgatgccataTCGGGGCTCGATGGACCAAGTAAACCAACACCCAATAGACAGAGATACACAGAGACATACAACAAGCAGATAGCTCCCGCAACCTTACAGCATCACGAACACAACTACCGGCAGTAGCATCCTAAATTAAGGAAAATGATcctaaaaaagaaatgcagtacaagaaaaagaaaacaataaagaTGGTGATAAAAGATGAAAATGTGTGCAGAGCAAACGTAAAACGGCACTACTACATGAGCGAATCCAGTTTCGGCGATTCGAAATGTGGTGATTGAATTAAGCACAGCGGGACAAACACGTGGTAATTGAACTAATATCAAAATGATGGGAAATAACGGCAACAATCGAACAGAGAtttaaataatgaaatttaaaaaaatgaaactctaaaagcaaataaattagaACACAAAACGTTCAAATTAATACAGTTAAATTGAGAGCAAAGCAGTTAAATGATATGAAACAGAAGCTCGTAAGCGGTACTCTGTCTTCCGCGGTCTAGCTCTCTGCAAGTCACTCTAGTTTCCTCTCGTAGCAAAGCCTACTGAAATGTTTCTAGATACCACGCATCACAGCTTGACACACAGTTTCGACGACACCAAATCAAGCTTACCTTTGGAATCATTTCTCTTCCGCACGCTTCCGCCAGTTCCAGCAATACTGCTACCGTGGTTTGTCCTGCGGGACACTATCGTCCCAGGCCCGTCTGCACCGCAACTAGCtgcatttttcgttttacgCTTGCCACGGGTGCAAATTGGCGAGTAATCCACATCACGcgtatcatcgtcgtcctcctcgatAAAATCGTCATCTTCGGGCAGAGTGGCAAGCCGAGTTTCCCTCGTCAGATCACCGACCGCCGTCTCGTAGTAGTGCCTACTATCGTGCTGCGAAGCGTTTGAGGCCGATACCGAAGAGGAGCGTGAGTTGGTAGCCGAACGATTCCAACCGTTGCTCGATGATACCGTCGATGATGGTCCCTTACGGCGTACGGAAGAACGTCGACTGCTCCGAGTGTCCTCACGGGGCGAGCTTTCGTTGGTAGTTGgtactcgtcgtcgccgtcgtcggcgcGTCATGGAGCCACAAGAGCCGAGGGACGAGGagctcgtcgacgtcgacgaagaGGCAGCCGTCGACGAGGACCCCGTGGAGGTGGAAAGGGCGGAACACGAGGATGCCTCCGATgtggcgagtgagtgagtgctgCTGCGTGAACTTTCATCATCACCCACCGACACGCGATCACGCGTTGACGCCTTGCGCTGCTTCTTGgcccgctgccgccgtcgttcGATGGACGATTCGTCGAGCTGGGCGGCAGCCGATTCCCGACGCCGCTTGTTGCGCATCGCGGCCTTCCGTTTGCGCGCCAGATCGTCCTGATAGTCGGTACCACGATCCGTCGGTCGTATCCGCTCCCGGAGGCCCGATTTACGGCGCTTCACAAAGTGGTACTGGCTGCTCATCCGGTCCGAAGCGATCGATCCGGCATAGCTACGCGAAGACGGTGGCGGGGCCGTGTCGTGCGAAGAATCATCGACATCACCATCGTAGTAggctttgctgttgttgtttaagTGATGAGGATTATGCTGCGCAGGGTTACCACCGTACTGCCGTGCCGGTTGCTGTTCTTCATATTGCTCCACCTCGTGCCGACGATTCGTACGCTTCCGTGgtttgcggctgctgttgtcaTGGAAATTGCTGCTACtcgatgctttcgatgcttTACTAGCATTGCTCTTCGAACGCTTCCGCGGACGGACTTCGCTCACCTGGCGAGACCTGCGTCCGCCACTGACCGCAACACTACCACTACCTTTCCCCTTACTCCGGGCACCGTTTTTCTTGGATCCCTTTCGCGAGATTCgcacttcctcttcctcttcttcactTTCAAGCGAGCTTTCTTGATCGTTGAAGTCACTGTCATGCtgatcgtcaccgtcatcgtcatcgtccccgcaatcttcctcgtcctcttccACTTCATCCTCGTTTTCGCTATCCTGTGCCGCCTCTTCCTGttcatcctcctcttcttcctcttcacagCCACCATCGTTGATGAAGTCACTGTCAGTGTCCTCCTTCTTGCTGCCCTTGCTACTGCCCCGCTGTGATAGCGATCCACCTTTCGTGTAGTGATTGTTACGGCCGACTTCGACCGCAGGTTGCTCGTAACCGTCCTCCCCTTCTTCagaagcttcttcttcgtcttcttcctcttgctgctcctcgtcatcatcgtcatcgactaCATTCGTTTCCGATGTAGCCatctcttcgtcgtcctcgcctTCATGATCATCTTCCACaccatcctcctcatcctcatcctcctctgctccgacttcttcttctttcgccttttgctttccctcttcctccttctcgttcgaCCTGCGCCGCTCCTGCTCGAGATCGCGGAACAGCTGTGACTGGCGCTTGCGCAGAATGTCCATCATGGGTTTGGTGTAACCCTTGATGTACCCTTCGCTCTCCGTGTAATCTGTTGCACCGGTACACCCGCTACCACCGGTGCTGTGACCACCGTTGCGCAGCTTGCGCTCCAGCTCCTGGATGGCGTAGGTCGGTTTGCCCGTGTACCGCACCACTGCCTGCTCCTCTGCGATCTGTTCCGCTCGCTCGAATTCCTTCTCGACCCGCTCGCGTGCTATTTGATCGGCGTCGGTGGCGAAAATCTCCTCACAGCTGTGCTTCTTGTTGTCACGCTTGCCTGTATTCGGGATGTGCGGGGTCATCGCACCGCCCGAGACACCAACACCATTCACTAAATTCGGCGTCCCCGGTTGCAATGGTGCTGCGGAACCCGGTGTACCTCCGATTGCAAGGGAATTTCTCGCCGCATCGCTACGCTTCGAGCGCAGATTTTTCGGCGAGGTAGCCTTACTGTGTAACGTACTCTCGCGATAAGGAAACAAGGCCCCGCCCAGCTTCATCAGCGATTTGACGTGATTGATCTTGTTCGTCACTTCCGCCTCATCCTGCGGCGTTAACGGTTCGCTCAGCCGCTCGATCGCGTCCACGTCCAAGCGTAATGGTGTCGTGACCACCGATCCACCGGTCAGTCGCCGTAGTTCCTTCACGAACAATGCTCGGCAGTGGTTGTAGTCGGGCCGGGCATCATACGTTAGCTGGCCAACATAGGCCATGAATTCACCGAGATACGCTGGACAATCGTCCCCGTAGACGAGGCGCAGCATTTCGCGCACATCCGCCATAAAGTATTCCTTCATGCGGTGCACCTGCTCCGGTTGGTTGAGCAGCTTCTCGTCTTTCCACGGCAGAAACCCGCGGCTCCAGTACACGAGATTGTAACCGAGACACTCGAGGTCGCTACGGCGCACGTGTGCACCCATGTGCGCATCACGGGACGTGAACTCGAGCGTACCATCGTGTGCCCTTCTCTGATCCATACAGAATGGGCGGTGCTGACCACTCGAGTCCATAAATTTCGATGCCAACCCAAAGTCAATCAGATGGATACGATCTTCGGCGGGCGGGAGGGCTGTAGCTGCCGCGGCCGCTTTAGCAGCTGCCCGgttctgctgcttgtgctggtgCAGCTCGTTCCAGTGCGCTTCTTCGGTGGCCGCTTTCAGCTCCTCGTAGTAACCGTTTGCCGCTGCACGGCGCGGTGAAATCGAGTAGGTGAAGGCGGCATCTTCATCCTTCTTGCGACGTCGACCACGCCGTGACACGCGAGTTGTCGCTGTACCAttacgatcgtcgtcgtcgctcaaATCCCGATACGTGACCGTTTTCAATGGTCGCAGATTACGCGAACGTCCGATGCCTTCTTCCATCAGCcctacccctcctcctcctcctgctgctcccgtAGTTCCATTGCACATAGAGGACACACCATTGAAGGATTTGGCGCCACCATCGCCGACCGAACTCGTATATCCGTTCTgacgcgaatgatgatgattatagCCACCATTCTTTGGCGTCTGCGGTTGACCATTGACGGGGGCCGTCGGCGTCACCTTACGGTTGACCACGGTACCGATCATCAGATTTTCCGCCTTTATGTCCGAATGTACGTAGCCCTGGTCGTGCAGATGCTCCAGCACGTCCAGTATCTGGCAGGCGATCACAGGAATGCTCTTCGGGTCGACGCGCTTGTTCTTGATGAGCGAGTGCAGATCGCGCTTGTAGCGCTTCAGGATCAAAAACCGGTACCGCTCGTTCTTGAACATGTGCGAACCGGAAGCGATATATTCGGGCATTCCCGGTGGTATGGTGCAGGTTTCTGTTGGACGCAGACGAGGCgggaggaaagaagaaaaagaaaaattaacgGTCAGTGGTAAACCAAACAACACTTGATATCACGATGCatagcgtgtgcgtgtggcccTGAATTTCCACCAAGAACCAAACAAAACTGTGGGTATTTAAACTGCTCGACTTGGGTTGCGCATGGCTGCTCGAATCATCCTTTTGCAGCCGCCTGCTCCGTTTTATCAACACAGCTGTTGTTTCAACTTGCGGTTAATTCAAATATTGTAGCTGTGGTAGTTAATTCCGCAAAGGTGTTGATTTAAGTGTTTTCCGCTTTGTTTACAACGCTCATTAATGACTACACACGCGCGCCGTGAGCTTTGTGAATGATTTTGACAAAATTCTAAATGAAACCCGCGGAGTGCGACGAGGACACTTACCCGAACGTTTGGCGGTGTTGAGCAGACAGTGAATCTCAACGAACAGCGGCCCATTCGAGTGGGGCTCGATCTTGACCACATACTCCGCGTTATCGCTCGTCACCGGATGATCAATATCGTCCGAGGCGAGGAAGATCTCACCGAAGCTGCCCTTGCCTGTGGGCATAAAAGGACTCGGGATTAGTACGAGGCCTTCATCACGTCTGAGCTGGGCTCAACCAACACCTACCGATCGGTTTACCGATGCGCCACTGTTTCAGCGCCAGATCCATCAGCAGCGTCCCGTCGACGAACTCTTTGCTCAGCGTGAACTCGCTTGCACTTACGTTCGGCGAGTAACTGGGGGCTGCT
This sequence is a window from Anopheles darlingi chromosome 3, idAnoDarlMG_H_01, whole genome shotgun sequence. Protein-coding genes within it:
- the LOC125956276 gene encoding dynein regulatory complex subunit 6 — translated: MATSQSVVGRAKGSSAYHEYYRELSGYDEFGPQYADLPMEILVKIFTYLKASDRCVAGQTCQRWLEATQHNHFREDLWLALHRTTFDTNVAPIADLLASSRTFPNLSFSEVDFERIGSFFERFGATIRRIEFRACEIQERTLYNILRHLSGLRSLTIHSCRDLFMCIRLFEDPAERTELMGTLSNVRELRLTQNQYLSDATLHRFCEVMPSLVVLDLSGCHISFHKGLYRKFYPASNGQQPSESVLTFHYISRLIEERKRMLRVLNFSETLIDDSALELLTGLQPELQLERLELNQCEQLSPRGLEALLHTQTGTLTQLHLTRAYRLTDTCLRQICHELPALRVLRMRECRALSDQGVRELSHLPALEVLDVSYCRDITGEGLLAGLVAQSQGPNCCLRELHIRALNHLSVQAIIELTKWLPELRLFDLGFHHQSMFEIAMQHIFRNLVRLTHLDLEHCDYVSDNGMTGIGMGPLVACDGKTDAYVPPGDTGVRQEEIQDTPNVPAVEQPAPMRISIRSRAEQQIVEEAERKQRLMAFINTRPTTAAATKATMQTDDQTTNGYSISRLRQLRILNLTRCNQLTDVSLLCDFRLPELQQLSLAQCQQISVDGIRALVRSCPSIEQLDLSECHSLNDRAVELIAEHLRRLRTLSLRRCHQLTDFSLDYIACHARQLRMLDVRGCKHMCEDPAMRLVSLPLLTTILPGLHDEGNSVSSTGFGISLMASSSTSSAAPRRPIPRPPAMPLFI
- the LOC125956321 gene encoding uncharacterized protein LOC125956321; protein product: MDRVKLCDQILLQKLHLLSNEVLRTNRGITERDMEEAFKQSIGYRPPRFFPPNDGTLAIIYSALFVVALFIVTPFLAGFLELALGMRCIVPNNYLIWEATRPVSNCDFCRGIDRPIILQNLTRDEFQPYAYSSRPIIIKRAVSHWPAVRLLNYTFLKDLYLRHPAALDSLHEDCQFLHFKSNFQTLRDVFRMSDERAEFRAGQQPWYVGWSNCNPSVLTELRKLYPKPHFLPDDAEMPNTDFVFLGYEQGAVMHIDYIPRLMWQAQLRGNKSWILAPTPECDAVCRSFSFYVEPGDALLVDTRLWYHGTFIHSKGEFSLTIQSEYG